GCGCTCCACGACGACCCGATGAGCCGGGAGGAAGGACAGGCCCGGTGGGGCGTCCACCCGCGCGGCGTCTTCGTGCTCCGGCGTCCGAGGAGCTGGCGGCGGGAGCGCGCCCGGGCGTTCGAGTTCCCGCGCCCGGGCGTGGACGTGGGCGGCTACCACCTGGAGGCGCGGCTGGGGACGGGAGGACAGGGCAGCGTGTACCGGGCGCGCCGCGAGGGTGGGGTGTTCGCGGTGAAGCTCATTCCGCTGGCGCTCGCGCGCACGTGGGGGCAGCGTGAGCTGGAGGTGATGGCGCGGCTGAAGCTGCCCGGTGTCGCGGCGCTGGAGGGACATGGACACTGGCCCGCGGTGGCCCCGCGCTTTCTCTTCCTGGTCACCCGGTACGTGAAGGGCCGCACGGCGTACGCCTGGGCGCGGGAGACGAATCCCTCGGCGCGCGAGGTGGGGGAGAAGGGGCGGGCGCTGGTGGGGGTGCTGGAGGCGGTGCATGGCGCGGGCGTGGTGCACCGGGACGTGAAGGGCGACAACGTGCTGGTGCGCGAGGAGGGGGGAGAGGTGGTGCTGGTGGACTTCGGCGCCGCGAGCTACGCGAACGCTCCGCGTCTCACCGTGCTCCTGCCTCCGGGCACGCCGCGCTACCGCAGCCCCGAGGCGATGCGCTTCCTGCTGGGGCACTCGCGGGGCGAGCGCTACGAGTCCCCGCCGGGGGATGACCTGTGGGCCTTCGGGGTGCTGCTGTACTGGCTGCTCACGGGGAGCTGGCCCTTCGAGGGGACGGAGTGGGGGGCGGTGCTGCACCCGGAGCCGGAGCCTCCGTGTGCGCGCAACCCCCGGGTGCCCGCCGCCCTGAGCGCGCTGTGCCTGCGCCTGCTGGCGAAGACGCCCGAGGAGCGCTTCGCGGACGCGGAGGCGGTGGGCGAGGCCCTGGACGCGGCGCTGGCGGGGGCGGGGGCGGACTG
Above is a window of Cystobacter fuscus DNA encoding:
- a CDS encoding serine/threonine protein kinase, translated to MSREEGQARWGVHPRGVFVLRRPRSWRRERARAFEFPRPGVDVGGYHLEARLGTGGQGSVYRARREGGVFAVKLIPLALARTWGQRELEVMARLKLPGVAALEGHGHWPAVAPRFLFLVTRYVKGRTAYAWARETNPSAREVGEKGRALVGVLEAVHGAGVVHRDVKGDNVLVREEGGEVVLVDFGAASYANAPRLTVLLPPGTPRYRSPEAMRFLLGHSRGERYESPPGDDLWAFGVLLYWLLTGSWPFEGTEWGAVLHPEPEPPCARNPRVPAALSALCLRLLAKTPEERFADAEAVGEALDAALAGAGADWEVPLCDAYGPDTATTHEVAPLETDEALARLERLAAHAEHHPAVRGRPVAREESLGPGRSLGGWRWGLGGVLVLGMALGVIQSLSGQEMAPPGRPMDAEGGAVSFPEEFIPAPVVVPTMLGKEDTRLNKDTKTKKALGRTARVVGAGLVCHALTGCPAPQRQVLATPEPAACPAGALEAMANELALRVGEKTLVLFDSEQVNNVPVQEGLAHLEIDLRHGRWAGKSGIFISGMLTLGRDRVYGRFTQARIQGGEPFPVCLELTDMFKGGRGVLIREPGRSPDTVLIYSSEYVVAVKQFK